A stretch of Antennarius striatus isolate MH-2024 chromosome 6, ASM4005453v1, whole genome shotgun sequence DNA encodes these proteins:
- the egln2 gene encoding uncharacterized protein egln2, producing the protein MESLGHTECLIPTSRRFPAVSPAQERGTIEQQLIRGPAEIHRADMGLNGFCSAPVGSPTAAELLAGLASQTDSSAITTPTKESKTGVPLHNGRGVSPSATVEGSQVGVFAHTPNCYPAQVEGSDGVTVNSFTSTACLLENGDRTPHEKVPPVMRRTNGDLKARQTQQQKRRCGENQDLGSGTLLGLPLGSQGLGVFVDPSFTAMDSDFKRRRLADGSSAHRSEQASRMARAAVPFMVNPSSQLNPVQYVNPQCPFTPFALHANQHNGAMEALPGLLAVPSQTFSVETEGIPTLPLPAESEWSAERVAQQWIIPCMRFYGICLKDNFLGPQLGDMVLEEVEVLNRSGKFQGGQLVSQKNIPSQNIRGDQIAWVEGREPGCGSIGALMAQIDEAIMYSAAYGQLGDYVINGRTKGMVACYPGNGAGYVRHVDNPNGDGRCITCIYYLNKNWDVETQGGMLQIYPEGKNMVANIEPLFDRLLIFWSDRRNPHEVKPAYATRYAITVWYFDAKERAEAKEKYKLATGQKGVQVSVTQNSRT; encoded by the exons ATGGAGAGCCTGGGACACACGGAGTGTTTAATCCCAACATCTCGCAGATTCCCCGCCGTCTCACCCGCGCAGGAGAGAGGGACGATCGAGCAGCAGCTCATCCGCGGACCGGCGGAGATCCACCGGGCGGACATGGGGCTGAACGGCTTCTGCTCGGCGCCCGTCGGCAGCCCGACGGCCGCGGAGTTACTCGCCGGTCTGGCTTCTCAGACCGACTCGTCCGCGATCACCACCCCGACGAAGGAGTCCAAAACCGGCGTGCCGCTCCACAACGGCAGAGGGGTGTCTCCATCCGCCACGGTCGAAGGCAGCCAAGTGGGCGTTTTTGCTCACACGCCAAATTGTTACCCAGCACAAGTAGAAGGGTCGGATGGGGTAACCGTGAACTCCTTCACCAGCACAGCCTGTCTTCTGGAAAACGGGGACCGGACGCCTCATGAGAAGGTTCCTCCAGTCATGAGGAGGACCAACGGGGACCTGAAAGCCCGACAGACGCAGCAGCAGAAGCGGAGGTGTGGGGAGAACCAGGATCTGGGCTCAGGAACTCTCCTTGGTCTCCCTTTGGGATCacagggtttgggggtttttgtGGACCCGAGTTTTACTGCGATGGACTCAGACTTTAAACGGAGAAGGTTGGCTGATGGAAGTTCTGCTCACAGATCTGAACAGGCCTCCAGGATGGCTAGAGCAGCAGTTCCCTTCATGGTTAATCCCAGTTCCCAACTCAATCCTGTGCAATACGTCAATCCCCAGTGTCCTTTCACCCCGTTTGCCCTTCATGCTAACCAGCACAACGGAGCTATGGAGGCCCTTCCAGGCCTGCTAGCTGTCCCCAGCCAGACATTTTCTGTCGAGACTGAGGGCATTCCAACCCTACCGCTTCCTGCGGAGTCTGAGTGGTCAGCGGAGCGCGTAGCCCAGCAGTGGATCATCCCCTGCATGAGGTTCTATGGCATCTGTCTAAAGGACAACTTTCTGGGCCCTCAGCTGGGTGATATGGTCTTGGAGGAAGTGGAAGTCCTAAACAGAAGTGGTAAATTTCAGGGAGGGCAGCTGGTGAGCCAGAAGAACATCCCCTCTCAGAACATCCGGGGCGACCAGATCGCCTGGGTGGAGGGACGAGAGCCCGGGTGTGGCAGCATCGGGGCGCTGATGGCTCAAATCGACGAGGCCATCATGTACAGCGCTGCTTATGGACAGCTGGGCGACTATGTCATCAATGGACGCACTAAG GGCATGGTTGCCTGTTAcccaggaaacggtgcagggtATGTCCGCCATGTCGATAATCCCAACGGTGACGGCCGCTGCATCACGTGCATCTATTATCTCAACAAGAACTGGGATGTCGAG ACACAAGGAGGGATGCTGCAGATCTACCCTGAAGGTAAAAATATGGTAGCCAACATTGAACCCCTGTTTGACCGGCTGCTGATCTTCTGGTCGGACCGGAGGAACCCACATGAAGTCAAGCCGGCCTACGCCACTCG CTACGCCATCACAGTCTGGTACTTCGATGCCAAAGAGCGAGCTGAAGCTAAAGAGAAGTACAAACTGG CAACAGGACAGAAAGGTGTTCAAGTGTCTGTCACTCAAAACAGCAGGACATAA
- the tmem160 gene encoding transmembrane protein 160 — protein MAFFSSLMRRRLSPAVFCFARKVKLLQRPVGGAPRRKLHCSAAQRVTETGKSRGPEQLYRLSDLDKADALMLRKSHETGFLSWFRNGLLATGIGVIAYVQSEVGREAGYAFFILGGVCVSFGCATYIGSLFALRRMMMLSVPMLLLQGAAVASVALFWLCAVSLYIGRLEVEIIHEDEEGDDRDECHECRERREHRASRGSHDNRQDSDGKGPHK, from the exons ATGGCTTTCTTTAGCTCGTTGATGAGACGGCGGCTGTCTCCGGCTGTGTTCTGCTTCGCCCGGAAGGTGAAGCTCCTCCAGCGGCCGGTCGGCGGCGCCCCGCGGAGGAAGCTGCACTGTTCTGCGGCTCAACGAGTCACAGAGACGGGGAAGAGCCGCGGACCGGAGCAGCTTTACCGGCTGTCAGACCTGGATAAGGCGGACGCTTTG ATGCTGAGAAAATCCCATGAGACAG GATTCCTCTCGTGGTTCAGGAACGGGCTGCTGGCGACCGGCATCGGAGTCATCGCGTACGTCCAGAGTGAAGTGGGGCGGGAAGCAGGATATG CCTTCTTCATCctgggaggggtgtgtgtgtcgttCGGCTGTGCGACGTACATCGGCAGCCTCTTCGCTTTGCggaggatgatgatgttgtCGGTGCCCATGCTGCTGCTCCAAGGCGCCGCCGTGGCCTCTGTCGCCCTCTTCTGGCTCTGTGCTGTATCTCTCTACATCGGCCGGCTGGAAGTGGAAATCATCcacgaggatgaggagggagacGACAGGGATGAGTGCCATGAATGCCGCGAGAGGCGTGAGCACCGGGCTTCCCGTGGCTCCCATGACAACAGACAGGATAGTGATGGGAAGGGACCCCACAAGTAG